A genomic window from Sporosarcina sp. Marseille-Q4063 includes:
- a CDS encoding DapH/DapD/GlmU-related protein, whose amino-acid sequence MKHFIIITYELFMKIIFSLPRYKSLNYLKKLFLQLFGAKVGKRVIFYPGVWINPPSNIKIGDDVDLALNVMITTSGQVQIGDRTLIGYGTKILSSNHNIPNGNGKIFFSGHSFDPVSIGHDVWIGADCIILPGVSIGEGAVIAAGSVVTKDVHAFDIVAGVPAKVIKTRINNNTGEIAY is encoded by the coding sequence ATGAAACACTTTATAATTATTACATATGAATTGTTTATGAAAATTATTTTTTCATTACCTCGATATAAGTCCTTGAATTATTTGAAGAAGTTGTTCTTACAACTATTCGGAGCAAAGGTTGGTAAAAGAGTGATTTTCTATCCTGGAGTATGGATTAATCCCCCGTCAAACATCAAAATTGGTGATGATGTCGATTTAGCCTTAAACGTTATGATTACAACAAGTGGACAGGTACAAATCGGTGATCGAACATTGATAGGGTATGGGACAAAAATTTTATCATCAAATCACAATATACCTAATGGTAATGGGAAAATATTTTTCTCAGGACATTCATTTGATCCTGTTTCGATAGGCCATGATGTTTGGATAGGAGCGGATTGTATAATACTTCCAGGAGTAAGTATTGGGGAGGGAGCAGTAATAGCAGCCGGGAGTGTGGTTACAAAAGATGTGCATGCATTTGACATAGTCGCTGGTGTCCCTGCAAAGGTTATAAAGACTCGAATAAATAACAACACAGGGGAGATAGCTTATTAA
- a CDS encoding tyrosine-protein phosphatase, with translation MVDIHSHILPGVDDGPKTIEESVQLLEMAVAEGITDIIATPHAYSPHFDVPKEAVLQKVTMLNEISKEKGLSIIVHAGQELRIKDFIVDKLITEEALTLAGSKYVLLELPSSGIPTYTVDIIQNILSMDRVPIIAHPERNRAIAQKPERLARLINHGALAQITAGSLAGHFGKQVQNLSLRLVEANLIHTYGSDVHNPVNRPFHFEKGLNFLDKRKLHDIADILLENNDRILTNEDFILLEPNALEPKKWWKLLS, from the coding sequence ATGGTAGATATACATTCACATATTTTACCCGGAGTTGATGACGGGCCAAAAACAATCGAAGAATCCGTTCAATTACTTGAAATGGCCGTAGCGGAAGGAATTACAGATATCATCGCTACCCCTCATGCCTACAGCCCGCATTTTGACGTACCAAAAGAAGCAGTTCTACAAAAAGTGACAATGTTGAACGAAATTAGTAAAGAAAAAGGTTTATCAATAATCGTGCATGCAGGTCAAGAATTGCGAATAAAAGACTTCATCGTTGATAAATTAATAACAGAGGAAGCCTTGACACTTGCAGGCTCCAAATATGTATTGCTTGAATTGCCATCGAGCGGTATACCAACTTATACGGTGGACATCATACAAAACATTCTAAGCATGGATAGGGTGCCCATTATCGCACATCCAGAAAGAAACCGTGCCATCGCACAAAAACCGGAACGACTTGCAAGATTGATAAACCACGGGGCACTTGCACAAATAACAGCGGGAAGTCTTGCTGGGCATTTCGGTAAACAAGTGCAAAATCTATCTTTGCGGCTTGTTGAAGCAAACTTAATTCACACTTATGGATCAGATGTCCATAATCCAGTAAACCGTCCATTCCACTTTGAAAAAGGACTTAATTTTCTAGATAAACGAAAACTGCATGACATCGCTGACATTTTGTTGGAAAACAATGATCGGATTTTAACAAACGAAGATTTCATTCTACTGGAGCCGAATGCTCTAGAACCGAAAAAATGGTGGAAGTTATTAAGTTGA
- a CDS encoding oligosaccharide flippase family protein produces MIIIIAKVLSVDNVGAFSLAMAITAPIALFASLRLRSLIVVRDSENNRDYYFIRKIFNIVSLVITLIVAFLFYQEYFILITLVMLIKINDLNSELAYGYYQLKMEFNKLSRLIIFKQIFSLIVFVISLSITKSLQISLLLQYLFQYTYFLIWERKDFLNDSKHNPSRETQKSIIKEGLPIGIGLYFITLNASIPRFILEAKHGLEMLGYFSALAYFVVIGNILVNSLMQFLLGKISNLYISNNFRTLRKVLFLFTPLFTVSLGVVILPLTIFFGEYFIAAFYGELYTEYLLVLVLLVIGFLLDSNSAIYDSVLLITKKIKVQFYLPMFLMVVSSIIGYIMINQYSIYGAALTIIIVNLIQLLIRGFFCNSILKSNEQMEELKLNLKNR; encoded by the coding sequence ATAATAATTATAATTGCTAAAGTCTTGTCAGTTGATAATGTAGGCGCGTTTTCACTAGCTATGGCAATTACTGCTCCAATAGCTCTTTTTGCAAGTTTAAGGCTAAGATCCTTAATTGTAGTTAGAGACTCTGAGAATAACCGAGATTATTACTTTATTAGAAAGATATTCAATATAGTATCCTTGGTAATAACTTTAATAGTAGCTTTTTTATTTTATCAAGAGTACTTCATATTAATAACATTGGTTATGCTAATAAAAATTAATGATTTAAATTCTGAATTAGCATATGGTTACTATCAATTAAAGATGGAATTTAATAAACTATCCAGATTGATTATTTTCAAACAAATTTTTTCATTAATAGTTTTTGTTATTTCTTTATCCATTACTAAAAGTTTACAAATTTCTTTATTGCTTCAATATCTATTTCAGTATACTTACTTTTTAATATGGGAAAGGAAAGACTTTCTTAATGATAGCAAACATAATCCAAGTAGGGAAACGCAAAAAAGTATTATAAAGGAAGGGTTACCAATAGGTATCGGCCTTTACTTTATTACTTTAAATGCTTCCATACCGAGGTTTATATTGGAAGCGAAACATGGGTTAGAGATGCTTGGATATTTTTCGGCTTTAGCTTATTTTGTTGTTATTGGGAATATACTTGTAAATTCTTTAATGCAGTTTTTATTGGGTAAAATATCTAATCTTTACATAAGTAACAATTTTAGAACTCTTCGAAAAGTTCTTTTCCTTTTCACACCCTTATTTACGGTGAGTTTGGGAGTTGTTATTTTACCTTTGACTATTTTTTTTGGTGAATATTTTATTGCAGCTTTTTATGGTGAATTATATACCGAATACTTATTAGTATTAGTTCTTTTGGTTATTGGTTTTTTACTTGACAGTAATAGTGCAATTTATGATTCGGTATTGTTAATTACTAAGAAGATCAAGGTGCAATTTTATCTTCCGATGTTTCTAATGGTAGTAAGCAGTATAATTGGTTATATAATGATAAATCAATATTCAATTTATGGTGCTGCTCTAACTATAATTATAGTAAACTTAATTCAGTTACTGATAAGAGGATTCTTCTGTAATTCGATTCTGAAAAGCAATGAACAAATGGAAGAGTTGAAATTAAATCTCAAGAATAGGTGA
- a CDS encoding glycosyltransferase — protein sequence MEKVYVNLVPIKSGGGLQNAINLIDGFDKINSHDYKFIVRNKTLAKLLKERGMDFEIVKDSFQSRLKYELFFYSNKRNATIFTLFGGRPLLCYGNKTISGCAYSNLFYPEIDFWGHLSFFKKLKKQAIDIYRFIMIKKSNEIIFETEVLKQRAEKLKGFKIKKLHVVKMAVNKIITKEVERATNSSYNLPSSKSKILYLGSSHPNKRQHKLVDIAQSMVNKGEINFRFITTMSDNDYYTQFEKSVHSKNLQEYFINLGTIESSEVGGLIKESDAMINIAALESFSNNFIEAWSFNKLLFVTDADWARSSCLNAAVYIDPLDSDRAALKIIEVLNDEKKQNDIIKQYPEILNNYNDYITKAYEYKKIIKGEKNSR from the coding sequence GTGGAAAAGGTATATGTAAATCTAGTGCCCATCAAATCGGGTGGAGGGCTACAGAATGCAATAAATTTAATAGATGGTTTTGATAAGATAAATTCACATGATTATAAGTTTATAGTTAGGAACAAGACTTTGGCAAAGTTGTTAAAAGAAAGAGGGATGGATTTTGAAATAGTGAAGGATAGTTTTCAGTCTAGACTAAAATATGAACTATTTTTCTATTCGAATAAAAGAAATGCAACTATATTCACCTTGTTCGGCGGTCGACCATTGCTATGTTATGGAAATAAAACTATTTCTGGTTGTGCATATTCCAATTTGTTTTACCCGGAAATCGATTTTTGGGGACATCTATCCTTTTTTAAAAAGTTGAAAAAACAAGCTATTGATATTTATAGGTTTATAATGATAAAGAAATCAAATGAAATTATCTTTGAAACTGAAGTGTTAAAACAGAGGGCAGAAAAATTAAAGGGTTTTAAAATTAAGAAATTACACGTAGTAAAAATGGCGGTAAACAAAATCATTACAAAAGAAGTCGAACGGGCTACAAATAGTAGCTATAACCTTCCGTCCAGTAAATCGAAGATTCTTTATTTGGGGTCAAGTCATCCAAACAAACGACAGCATAAACTAGTAGACATTGCCCAATCGATGGTGAATAAAGGAGAAATTAATTTTAGATTTATAACTACTATGTCTGACAATGACTATTATACGCAATTCGAAAAATCTGTCCATTCTAAAAACCTTCAAGAGTACTTCATTAATTTGGGGACGATAGAGAGCAGTGAAGTGGGTGGCTTAATAAAAGAAAGTGATGCGATGATTAATATCGCAGCATTGGAAAGCTTCAGTAATAACTTTATTGAAGCATGGAGTTTTAATAAATTGCTTTTCGTAACAGATGCAGATTGGGCAAGGAGTAGTTGTCTTAATGCTGCAGTATATATAGACCCTTTGGATAGCGATAGAGCAGCATTGAAAATAATTGAAGTGTTAAACGACGAAAAGAAGCAAAATGATATCATCAAGCAATATCCCGAAATTCTTAATAATTATAATGATTATATTACTAAAGCTTATGAATATAAAAAAATAATAAAAGGTGAGAAAAATAGCCGATGA
- a CDS encoding LytR family transcriptional regulator, translated as MESRVSKRKKKKWPWIVGIIGALVLGVVVYGALIFKNLTDTAKEIHEPIDRVVSEKREEPVVFKDAEPFSMLVLGVDEREGDSGRSDTMIVMTVNPETKSTKMVSIPRDTYTEIVGKGINDKINHAYAFGGIEMSMATVENLLDIPIDYVVQVNMDSFKDIVDAVGGISINNTLDFKVGSYVFPKGQISLNGDEALSFVRMRYEDPRGDFGRQDRQKQVIQAVLREGASVSSLLNYKSIFGAIGSNVKTNMTFDEMVEVQKNYRDAAGKVDQLYIEKGQGKKMNNIWYYIMNDEELQGITSELKEHLKL; from the coding sequence ATGGAGAGTAGAGTTAGCAAGCGGAAAAAGAAGAAATGGCCTTGGATTGTCGGCATTATAGGCGCATTAGTCTTGGGCGTAGTTGTTTACGGCGCATTGATTTTCAAGAACTTAACAGATACAGCGAAAGAAATACATGAACCAATTGATCGAGTCGTATCGGAAAAGCGTGAAGAACCTGTTGTTTTTAAGGATGCAGAACCGTTTTCTATGTTGGTTTTAGGTGTTGATGAACGCGAAGGAGATAGCGGTCGTTCGGATACGATGATTGTAATGACCGTGAACCCTGAAACGAAATCTACGAAAATGGTAAGTATTCCACGTGATACGTATACGGAGATTGTTGGAAAAGGCATTAATGACAAGATCAACCATGCATATGCATTCGGCGGTATTGAAATGTCGATGGCTACTGTTGAGAATTTACTAGATATTCCAATTGACTATGTTGTTCAAGTGAATATGGATAGTTTCAAAGATATCGTTGATGCAGTCGGCGGGATTTCGATAAATAATACGTTGGATTTCAAAGTTGGAAGCTATGTATTCCCTAAAGGGCAGATTTCTTTGAATGGCGACGAGGCGCTTTCTTTTGTAAGAATGCGTTATGAGGATCCGCGTGGCGACTTCGGAAGACAAGATCGGCAGAAACAAGTGATTCAAGCTGTGCTGCGTGAAGGCGCATCAGTTAGTAGTTTATTGAATTATAAGAGCATATTCGGTGCTATTGGTAGTAATGTGAAGACGAATATGACCTTCGATGAGATGGTTGAGGTTCAGAAGAATTACCGTGATGCAGCTGGGAAAGTGGATCAGCTTTATATCGAAAAAGGACAAGGTAAGAAGATGAATAATATTTGGTATTATATTATGAATGATGAAGAGTTACAGGGTATTACTAGTGAGTTGAAAGAGCATTTGAAGTTGTAA
- a CDS encoding SGNH/GDSL hydrolase family protein yields the protein MRKVLSIIIVVICLILLVFSYMQWKEKINSAKGMESSSLKVEAGAKSDSSDEDDDVKPDADVERLLSLTSNQDEIVSSVFQSRLEADEVVDFLIVGSDVMEFGEPGYAERLEIALLEAYGDSVNVSTVAIEGASNSFVAEMDELIDFNVGYDVVLFEPLTLNSNGVVVVETQLEHIETFIDRVKDEVEDAVVVLHPPQPLHQAIHYPLQVESVKRFAEANEISYINHWTEWPDKDSDDLPNFLDEDSMPNSDGAEIWANTLITYFIAE from the coding sequence ATGAGAAAAGTACTATCTATTATTATTGTAGTTATTTGTCTTATATTGTTAGTTTTTAGTTATATGCAGTGGAAAGAGAAAATTAATTCAGCTAAGGGGATGGAATCTTCCTCCTTGAAAGTGGAAGCTGGCGCTAAATCCGATTCTTCGGATGAGGATGATGACGTGAAACCTGATGCAGATGTTGAACGTCTTCTATCATTGACGTCAAATCAAGATGAGATTGTTTCGTCTGTGTTTCAGAGCCGGTTGGAAGCAGATGAGGTTGTCGACTTTTTGATTGTCGGATCTGATGTGATGGAATTTGGTGAACCGGGTTATGCTGAGAGGTTGGAAATTGCGCTTCTTGAAGCATATGGCGATTCTGTGAATGTTTCGACTGTTGCGATTGAAGGCGCTTCGAATTCATTTGTCGCAGAGATGGACGAGTTAATCGATTTTAATGTTGGTTATGATGTCGTGTTGTTTGAACCGCTCACGCTAAATAGCAATGGTGTCGTTGTTGTGGAAACGCAGCTTGAACATATTGAGACGTTTATCGACCGCGTGAAAGATGAAGTTGAAGATGCGGTCGTTGTCCTTCATCCTCCGCAACCATTGCACCAGGCAATCCATTACCCGCTACAAGTTGAATCTGTTAAACGTTTTGCCGAGGCAAATGAAATCTCATATATCAACCATTGGACTGAATGGCCAGATAAAGACTCAGATGATTTACCGAATTTTTTAGATGAAGATAGCATGCCGAACAGTGACGGCGCCGAAATTTGGGCGAATACACTTATTACGTATTTTATAGCTGAATAG
- a CDS encoding O-antigen polysaccharide polymerase Wzy: MAPFSLKLLTFTLILTILITLPDSTLSFLFPVSFAISVIYALRYLYNEKWLYSLVLVFYITPFIYLFFPEDYLGQLYPLEYLFGFVKSNQEELKSLFTVGSLSLLNLLTLFGSSESGKIFINTNYIKSISKINSNILGIIGTLLLFLALPLTNNLAIIGGYVDSLNSTGAGVFLILSSALLVFNFTNAKYKALPLIYLLIFFAWGLLNGRRVEQLGILILLAYYFCRKYLLNESKKLNWYIAVTVLIALVPIVNIIFNFWGYYRIGEEFDWGRLTITTAPGIIYAIASTISLQKFGVSPDGDFFGNYILRFFGVPLEDFSSWVQEVNFTLGGMHIIAEPFMYYGTLGAILSSVILFLFMRFAEAADRIYKLILFTPVLIIMIPRYIWYGHIYALRTFQVFILLIAIIESYKFIRKIQKRGAL, translated from the coding sequence ATGGCTCCATTTTCTTTAAAGTTATTAACATTTACTTTAATCTTAACAATATTGATTACACTCCCAGATAGTACTTTATCATTCTTGTTCCCCGTGTCGTTTGCAATATCAGTTATATATGCATTGAGATACTTATATAATGAAAAATGGCTATATAGTTTAGTATTAGTGTTCTATATTACTCCTTTTATATATCTTTTTTTTCCGGAAGATTATCTAGGACAACTATATCCACTAGAGTATTTATTTGGCTTTGTAAAGAGTAATCAAGAAGAATTGAAGTCATTATTTACCGTTGGTAGTTTATCATTGTTGAACTTATTGACGTTATTTGGAAGTTCAGAGAGTGGTAAAATATTTATTAATACTAATTATATTAAAAGCATATCAAAAATAAATTCAAATATTTTGGGTATTATTGGCACATTATTGTTATTTTTGGCTTTGCCACTTACAAACAATTTAGCAATCATTGGTGGATATGTAGATTCCCTGAATTCTACTGGAGCAGGAGTTTTTTTAATTCTTTCCTCTGCTTTGCTTGTGTTTAATTTTACAAATGCTAAGTATAAGGCCTTACCACTTATCTATTTATTGATATTTTTTGCCTGGGGTTTATTAAATGGGAGACGAGTTGAACAGTTGGGAATACTTATTCTTCTTGCTTACTACTTTTGTCGGAAATATTTACTTAATGAAAGCAAGAAACTCAATTGGTACATAGCTGTCACGGTGTTAATAGCGCTAGTCCCTATAGTAAATATAATATTTAATTTCTGGGGATATTATAGGATTGGGGAGGAATTTGACTGGGGAAGGTTAACTATTACCACCGCACCGGGAATAATCTATGCTATTGCATCTACGATTTCGTTACAGAAGTTTGGTGTATCTCCCGATGGTGATTTTTTTGGGAACTATATATTGCGTTTTTTCGGGGTTCCATTGGAGGATTTCTCCAGTTGGGTGCAAGAGGTGAACTTTACCCTTGGTGGGATGCATATAATTGCAGAGCCTTTTATGTATTATGGCACCCTAGGTGCAATTTTATCAAGCGTAATACTCTTTCTTTTTATGAGATTTGCTGAAGCTGCTGATAGGATATATAAATTAATCCTCTTTACACCTGTATTAATCATAATGATTCCAAGATACATTTGGTATGGTCATATTTATGCATTAAGAACATTTCAGGTCTTTATCCTATTAATAGCAATTATAGAGTCATATAAATTCATTAGGAAAATTCAAAAAAGAGGTGCTTTATGA
- a CDS encoding CpsD/CapB family tyrosine-protein kinase, with amino-acid sequence MVRKARKKKTVQTAARKVVTSVNPKSVVSEQFRTMRTNINFSLPDGELTTLLVTSASPGDGKSTISANTAVVFAQEGKRVLLVDADMRKPTVHYTFHLTNTLGLSNLLTRQVELSEVINPSDTEGLDIITCGPIPPNPAELLGSGTMDKLIDQMKNQYDIIIFDAPPVLSVTDAQIMSNKCDGTILVLSAGETEKESIVKAKEALVSSQAKILGAVLNNFELDKDHYYYQYYGTGE; translated from the coding sequence ATGGTGAGAAAAGCGAGAAAGAAAAAAACTGTTCAAACAGCGGCTCGTAAAGTCGTAACGAGCGTCAACCCGAAATCAGTGGTATCAGAACAATTTCGTACAATGCGGACAAATATCAACTTTTCACTACCGGACGGCGAGCTAACAACATTACTCGTAACATCCGCGTCCCCTGGAGACGGTAAATCGACAATTTCAGCAAATACTGCCGTCGTTTTTGCCCAAGAAGGCAAACGCGTTCTTCTGGTCGATGCAGATATGAGAAAACCAACCGTTCATTATACATTCCACTTGACGAACACATTAGGTTTATCAAACCTTCTCACACGCCAAGTGGAACTTTCTGAAGTTATCAATCCGAGCGATACAGAAGGGCTCGACATTATTACATGCGGACCGATTCCGCCAAACCCAGCGGAACTGCTAGGATCAGGGACGATGGATAAACTAATCGACCAAATGAAAAACCAATACGATATTATCATTTTTGACGCACCGCCCGTATTATCAGTAACTGATGCACAAATTATGTCAAACAAATGTGACGGCACCATCCTTGTATTAAGTGCTGGCGAAACAGAAAAAGAAAGCATCGTCAAAGCGAAAGAAGCGCTTGTTTCTTCGCAAGCGAAAATTCTCGGAGCTGTATTGAATAACTTTGAGCTAGACAAAGATCACTATTACTATCAATACTACGGAACCGGAGAGTGA
- a CDS encoding nucleoside-diphosphate sugar epimerase/dehydratase, translating to MSVKKRTTYLVFVDSLIVLFSLYIGFYMLHPTMNIFMSKTLLMSVVTIQVAHHFFAWHYGLYRKAWAYASIGELKSIFKAVTLTIAVVAVVQLVVVQNIYIRALVLTWMLHILLIGGSRLSWRLMRDTVNQHNGDATTRTMIVGAGQAGTMVARQLINNPESGMKPVLFVDDDQSKNGLEIFGIKVASGGNNIPALVAVNNVEKIVIAIPSLPKQEMADLSKLCIETGIKTQTIPRIEDLMTGKVSVNDMQDVQIEDLLGRDEVQLDLKAIADKLTNKTILVTGAGGSIGSEICRQVSEFRPKQLILLGHGESSIYNIDMELRQKVSPDTEILPIIADVKDRNRIFDIVSEYKPDVMYHAAAHKHVPLMEANPMEAVKNNIFGTKNVAEAADTFGVPHFVLISTDKAVNPPNVMGATKRFAEMIIQNLAKKSETKFAAVRFGNVLGSRGSVVPLFKQQIAKGGPITVTDPEMTRYFMTIPEASRLVIQAGTLAAGGEVFVLDMGEPVKIVDLAKNLIKLSGFSEGEIGIKYSGIRPGEKLFEELLNENEIQSGHVFPKIHIGKAAPITQTEMEYVIEKLPDMSDGEVKDILVGLANRKVPQVNNKLSIV from the coding sequence TTGTCAGTTAAAAAAAGAACAACCTATTTAGTTTTCGTCGATTCCTTGATAGTCCTATTCTCATTATACATTGGCTTTTATATGTTACATCCGACTATGAATATATTTATGAGTAAAACGTTACTCATGAGTGTCGTAACAATCCAAGTCGCACATCATTTCTTTGCATGGCATTACGGGCTTTACCGTAAAGCATGGGCCTATGCATCCATTGGAGAATTAAAATCAATCTTCAAGGCGGTGACATTAACGATAGCCGTAGTCGCGGTTGTCCAACTTGTTGTTGTACAAAATATATACATACGAGCACTAGTCTTGACTTGGATGCTGCATATCCTGCTTATTGGTGGATCTAGATTATCTTGGCGACTCATGCGTGACACTGTAAACCAACATAACGGAGACGCAACAACAAGAACGATGATTGTTGGGGCTGGACAAGCAGGAACAATGGTGGCACGACAATTGATAAACAACCCCGAATCGGGCATGAAACCTGTCCTATTCGTAGACGATGACCAATCGAAAAACGGTCTCGAAATATTCGGTATTAAAGTAGCCAGCGGGGGAAATAACATACCTGCATTAGTAGCCGTGAATAATGTTGAAAAAATTGTCATCGCTATTCCTTCCTTACCTAAACAAGAAATGGCAGATTTATCGAAGCTATGTATTGAAACAGGAATTAAAACACAAACAATTCCACGTATCGAAGACTTAATGACAGGAAAAGTGTCCGTTAATGATATGCAAGACGTTCAAATCGAAGACTTGCTTGGCCGTGACGAAGTGCAACTTGATTTGAAAGCAATTGCAGATAAGCTCACGAATAAAACCATTCTTGTCACAGGAGCTGGCGGTTCGATAGGTTCCGAAATTTGTCGACAAGTGAGCGAATTCCGTCCGAAACAATTGATATTGTTGGGGCATGGTGAAAGCTCTATCTATAATATAGACATGGAGTTACGTCAAAAGGTTTCTCCAGACACAGAAATACTTCCAATCATTGCGGATGTTAAAGATCGAAATCGTATATTTGATATCGTAAGTGAATATAAGCCGGACGTCATGTACCATGCGGCGGCGCATAAACATGTTCCTTTAATGGAAGCAAATCCCATGGAAGCTGTGAAGAACAATATTTTCGGGACGAAGAATGTTGCTGAAGCAGCAGACACTTTCGGGGTCCCCCATTTTGTTTTGATTTCTACGGATAAGGCGGTTAATCCCCCGAATGTTATGGGTGCGACGAAACGCTTCGCAGAAATGATTATTCAAAATCTAGCAAAGAAAAGCGAGACTAAGTTTGCCGCTGTTCGGTTTGGGAATGTTCTTGGGTCTAGAGGTAGTGTCGTTCCTTTGTTTAAGCAGCAGATTGCCAAGGGCGGTCCGATTACTGTGACTGACCCGGAGATGACTCGTTACTTTATGACGATTCCAGAAGCCTCTCGGCTTGTTATTCAGGCAGGGACGCTTGCGGCTGGTGGGGAAGTTTTTGTACTTGATATGGGTGAGCCGGTGAAGATTGTTGACCTTGCGAAAAATCTTATTAAATTATCGGGGTTTAGTGAGGGTGAGATTGGGATTAAGTATTCCGGGATTCGACCTGGAGAGAAATTGTTTGAAGAGTTGTTGAATGAGAACGAGATTCAAAGCGGGCATGTTTTCCCTAAGATACATATTGGAAAGGCGGCACCGATTACGCAGACTGAGATGGAATATGTGATTGAAAAGCTTCCGGATATGTCGGATGGAGAAGTTAAGGACATTTTGGTTGGGTTGGCGAATCGGAAGGTACCACAGGTGAACAATAAGTTATCGATTGTGTAA
- a CDS encoding YveK family protein: MEETISLQELFKTLKKRLGLIALITIIAITISGVVSFWLLTPIYQSSTQILVTQSKQDQQQQQFNSQDIQANLQLINTYNVIIKSPAILGIVKEEMNLERSVGALINQVTVNSAQNSQVVNIQVQDEDPKMAVDLANKIATVFQSEIKVLMEIDNVNILTPAELGANPSPIKPDPMLNMAIAAVIGLMLGVGLAFLLEYLDTTMKDEQDVEEILDLPIIGLISPIPDSDIEKMKVEVTQRRRRGRG, from the coding sequence ATGGAAGAAACGATAAGCCTTCAAGAGTTATTTAAAACATTAAAGAAACGTTTAGGTTTAATTGCCCTCATAACAATTATCGCAATTACGATTAGTGGCGTCGTCAGTTTTTGGTTGCTTACGCCAATCTATCAATCATCCACGCAAATCCTTGTCACTCAATCAAAACAAGATCAGCAACAACAACAATTTAACTCGCAAGATATCCAAGCAAACTTGCAATTAATCAATACATATAACGTCATTATTAAAAGTCCGGCAATACTAGGAATCGTTAAAGAAGAAATGAACCTTGAACGTTCGGTAGGCGCATTAATCAATCAAGTGACTGTGAACAGCGCCCAAAATTCACAAGTCGTCAATATTCAGGTTCAAGACGAAGACCCGAAAATGGCGGTCGATCTTGCCAATAAAATCGCGACTGTTTTCCAAAGTGAAATAAAGGTATTAATGGAAATCGATAATGTCAACATACTTACGCCGGCAGAACTCGGAGCAAATCCGTCACCTATTAAACCGGATCCGATGCTAAATATGGCAATCGCAGCGGTTATCGGACTAATGCTCGGTGTAGGACTTGCATTCTTACTTGAATACTTGGATACAACGATGAAGGACGAACAAGATGTAGAAGAAATACTCGATCTACCGATTATCGGATTAATTAGTCCGATTCCAGATAGCGACATCGAGAAAATGAAAGTCGAAGTTACACAAAGAAGAAGAAGGGGGAGGGGGTGA